One window from the genome of Prosthecobacter fusiformis encodes:
- a CDS encoding O-antigen ligase family protein, producing the protein MSSAIPTPPQDSEDRTPGPLVSTRKKSSRHETPTIEPDVAPVWKMVLLACVVITGILLGAGRSTWSLGVISCMAGLAMICAPPKARLPKIASLSLLMVMAVPLLGLLPVSWFGGPADWRSKLTESWSLYLPQTLSPDPHGTFECWLVMMVMLLWLWTCLGQKGSDDGRRWCIYTLAFGGALVAALSWIDYSSGSIAWWSDGEPNYGDRFGPFSNRNHSSSLSAISTILCAASAYDAYRRRSKLSWFFAILFWVPFSSIFVNTSRGGLGLLFMGLIAWVTTVAMKKGFVRKIAVGAAVLLVVASVATVSSGRLGSRLRAMMFEQQVSPLTSSLRFDLAKETLALVTTRPLLGQGFDTFVPVFPLVSNMEMSRYRFMHPESDLLLLLFEGGLLATVPCVVLLFWIGRSTGGWGQAIHEKSHERPGRRLRQAAAIAAAMALVHSIFDVPNHGVGYGLSTALLLGLSIRPRRLKVPGGWIQAWAFRLAGVAVIAVGIMWWGIGTSRWTPEVPTANRVLRDRISTEVKGGRYREALMLSNRTIQIAPLDYKLYYLRAQLLLLLRQEPERALLDFGRSRALEPRYANTCYKEGEYWLGFVPELAMIPWRECLRRRSIDPALMKQTYASMLGKAMVFPELKPPLWGLAESTEMQLTFLMYTRKGEDWEKYLAKFLEAHPKLEILESKDLRLLMRQWHQKGDRHALVQLLEENPSLQSYGWRTMCAELALEGRYEEAYFVASKFMKRQDRPMRIESNSIQRLERIFVFNSSDMRSGIELYYAKRASGDLKGARATAEKVVALPDAPAYMKLELAYLHAELMDFRRAWEMMELAMLAIQDV; encoded by the coding sequence ATGTCTTCTGCTATTCCTACGCCTCCTCAAGATTCTGAAGATCGCACGCCTGGACCGCTGGTATCTACCAGGAAGAAATCCAGCAGGCATGAAACGCCAACAATTGAACCCGATGTCGCGCCAGTCTGGAAGATGGTCTTGCTGGCTTGTGTTGTCATCACCGGGATTTTGCTGGGTGCGGGACGCAGCACTTGGTCTTTAGGCGTCATTAGTTGCATGGCCGGGCTGGCAATGATCTGTGCTCCGCCGAAAGCTAGGCTGCCTAAAATTGCGTCCCTAAGTTTGTTGATGGTAATGGCGGTCCCACTCTTGGGCTTGCTCCCCGTTTCCTGGTTCGGTGGGCCTGCGGATTGGCGTAGCAAGCTAACAGAATCCTGGAGCTTATATCTGCCGCAGACACTTTCGCCTGATCCCCATGGTACGTTTGAGTGCTGGTTGGTGATGATGGTGATGCTGCTTTGGTTATGGACATGCCTGGGGCAGAAAGGCTCGGATGATGGCCGCCGCTGGTGCATTTATACGTTAGCTTTTGGCGGCGCATTGGTTGCCGCCCTTTCATGGATCGATTATTCATCAGGATCGATTGCCTGGTGGTCTGATGGTGAACCTAATTATGGAGACAGGTTTGGTCCATTTTCCAACCGCAATCATTCATCTAGCCTGAGCGCGATCAGCACCATTCTCTGTGCTGCATCAGCCTACGATGCATATAGGCGGCGCTCTAAGCTCAGTTGGTTTTTCGCGATTTTATTCTGGGTGCCTTTTTCGAGTATTTTTGTGAATACTTCCAGAGGGGGGCTCGGGCTCCTGTTTATGGGGTTGATTGCCTGGGTGACGACGGTGGCAATGAAGAAAGGGTTTGTCCGGAAGATCGCTGTCGGAGCCGCTGTCCTCCTCGTCGTGGCTTCGGTGGCCACCGTTTCCAGTGGCAGATTAGGATCACGTTTGAGGGCGATGATGTTTGAGCAGCAGGTATCTCCGCTGACTTCTTCCCTGAGATTTGATCTGGCTAAAGAAACGCTGGCGTTGGTAACGACGCGACCTCTTCTCGGGCAGGGGTTCGACACCTTTGTCCCGGTCTTTCCATTGGTCTCCAACATGGAAATGTCCAGATACAGGTTTATGCATCCTGAGAGCGATCTGCTCCTTCTGCTTTTCGAGGGAGGACTGCTAGCGACTGTGCCTTGTGTGGTGCTGCTTTTCTGGATCGGCCGCTCAACGGGAGGCTGGGGGCAGGCAATTCATGAAAAAAGTCATGAGAGACCCGGTCGCAGACTTCGGCAGGCCGCGGCTATTGCCGCTGCTATGGCCTTAGTTCACTCTATTTTTGATGTGCCCAATCATGGGGTGGGTTATGGGCTAAGCACGGCTTTGTTGCTGGGCTTGTCCATACGCCCACGCCGGTTAAAAGTACCGGGCGGGTGGATTCAAGCATGGGCGTTCAGACTTGCCGGAGTTGCCGTCATCGCGGTCGGAATCATGTGGTGGGGTATTGGCACCAGCCGCTGGACGCCTGAAGTGCCGACTGCGAACCGGGTTTTGCGAGATCGTATCTCCACTGAAGTTAAAGGCGGGCGTTACCGTGAGGCCCTGATGTTGAGCAATCGCACCATCCAGATAGCTCCGCTGGACTATAAGCTATACTATTTGCGGGCTCAGTTGCTGCTGCTGCTCCGGCAGGAACCTGAACGTGCATTGCTGGACTTTGGACGTTCACGCGCTTTAGAGCCACGTTATGCAAATACCTGCTATAAGGAAGGGGAATACTGGTTGGGATTTGTGCCGGAGCTGGCAATGATCCCCTGGCGTGAGTGTTTACGCCGCCGATCCATCGACCCTGCCCTCATGAAACAGACCTATGCCAGTATGTTAGGCAAGGCGATGGTTTTTCCTGAATTGAAGCCGCCACTTTGGGGATTGGCGGAAAGTACGGAGATGCAGCTCACCTTCCTCATGTACACACGCAAAGGGGAGGATTGGGAGAAATACTTGGCTAAGTTTTTGGAGGCACATCCCAAGCTGGAAATCTTGGAGTCCAAAGATTTACGTTTGCTCATGCGACAGTGGCATCAGAAGGGCGACAGGCATGCATTAGTGCAATTGCTGGAAGAGAATCCCAGCCTACAGTCTTATGGCTGGCGTACGATGTGTGCAGAACTGGCGCTAGAGGGGCGTTATGAAGAGGCATACTTTGTAGCAAGCAAGTTCATGAAGCGTCAGGACCGGCCTATGCGCATAGAATCCAATAGTATTCAGAGGCTGGAGCGGATTTTTGTATTCAATTCTAGCGATATGCGTTCAGGGATTGAACTGTATTATGCGAAGCGCGCATCTGGAGATCTCAAGGGGGCCAGGGCTACAGCTGAAAAGGTGGTGGCTCTGCCCGATGCCCCTGCCTACATGAAACTGGAGCTCGCCTATCTGCATGCGGAGCTGATGGATTTTCGTCGTGCTTGGGAAATGATGGAATTGGCGATGCTGGCCATCCAGGATGTTTAG
- a CDS encoding metallophosphoesterase, producing MKVPASPSVITAQISPGILLDARRALIHPAEGWMAVTDLHYGYEIHRSRQGALLPDWGMNQCRTTLLALIHDHQPRRLILVGDIMDGSGSVAQTGAFLDELRNHVADLILIEGNHDRTALKKGWPFLRYHREGSFVFHHGHLDIALPSISQPALRDEVEETYITGHEHPAVTLRDGAGLKLKLPAFIQQRTSHDRQNWVLPAFSPWAAGGAHTSPNHPQTTWVCSPGRVWKLR from the coding sequence ATGAAAGTGCCTGCATCCCCTTCTGTCATCACCGCCCAGATATCCCCCGGTATCCTGCTGGATGCTCGGCGCGCCTTGATCCACCCGGCGGAAGGTTGGATGGCAGTAACTGACCTGCATTACGGCTACGAAATCCATCGCAGCCGTCAGGGTGCCCTCCTGCCCGACTGGGGAATGAACCAGTGCCGGACCACACTGCTGGCCCTCATCCATGATCATCAGCCCCGAAGATTAATCTTGGTGGGGGATATCATGGATGGCAGCGGCTCAGTCGCGCAAACCGGTGCCTTTTTGGATGAATTGCGCAATCATGTCGCGGATCTGATCCTCATTGAGGGCAATCATGACCGGACAGCTTTAAAGAAAGGCTGGCCATTCCTCCGGTATCATCGTGAAGGCTCCTTTGTCTTTCATCATGGTCATCTGGACATAGCTCTGCCATCAATCTCACAACCCGCCCTTCGAGATGAGGTCGAAGAGACCTACATCACCGGGCATGAACACCCAGCGGTAACGCTGCGGGATGGTGCCGGACTGAAGCTGAAACTACCGGCATTCATCCAACAACGCACATCACACGACCGGCAGAACTGGGTTTTACCGGCCTTTTCTCCATGGGCAGCAGGAGGAGCTCACACCTCCCCAAATCATCCTCAGACCACGTGGGTATGTTCGCCAGGGCGCGTCTGGAAGCTGCGCTAG
- a CDS encoding SGNH/GDSL hydrolase family protein → MRLLSLALSAIVAIPLFAVEKEFTLVPAQECRPRTGLPHFFTKAATPGAEVRIGYLGGSITAQNGWRPKTLAHFQKTFPEAKFSEINAAIGGTGSDLGVFRVKQDVLDHKPDLLFVEFAVNDGGASPDQIYRCMEGIVRQTWRALPECDICFVYTLTEALYPAMKEGNFQRSASAMEKIADHYGIPSIHMGMEVTRLAKEGTLVWRGPLPKTDEEKALYKDKVVFSRDSVHPHVETGHELYLAAIVRSLDPIKAASKSTGQHVIPEPFIETHYERAQMLPITQAKLSPGFIALDAVTDPFGKRWAKRMKALHKGSQPGETITFKFKGTRCAIFDVIGPDGGQVIVTLDSMPPKIVPRFDAHCTYHRLSTMLIGSGLEDTVHTVKIEIHPEQPDKTAILAINKNVMDKPERYNATTIYPGAILLVGEIIQEGTEK, encoded by the coding sequence ATGCGCCTGCTCTCCCTCGCTCTATCTGCTATTGTGGCAATCCCACTCTTCGCTGTCGAAAAAGAGTTTACCCTTGTCCCTGCTCAGGAATGCCGTCCAAGGACTGGCCTGCCTCATTTCTTCACCAAAGCCGCCACACCAGGAGCGGAAGTTCGCATTGGTTATCTGGGTGGCAGCATCACCGCACAAAATGGCTGGCGTCCGAAAACTCTGGCCCACTTTCAGAAGACCTTTCCAGAGGCCAAATTCAGTGAGATCAATGCCGCTATCGGGGGCACAGGGTCGGATTTAGGCGTCTTTCGAGTTAAACAGGATGTTCTAGATCACAAACCGGATCTGCTGTTTGTCGAATTTGCCGTCAATGATGGCGGTGCATCACCCGATCAGATCTACCGCTGCATGGAAGGCATCGTCCGCCAGACGTGGCGCGCCTTGCCAGAGTGTGACATTTGCTTTGTCTATACGCTGACAGAGGCGCTGTACCCTGCCATGAAAGAGGGGAACTTCCAAAGATCAGCCAGCGCGATGGAAAAGATCGCCGACCACTACGGCATTCCTAGCATCCACATGGGTATGGAAGTGACCCGTCTGGCCAAAGAAGGCACCCTGGTCTGGCGGGGTCCTTTGCCGAAAACCGATGAAGAAAAGGCTCTTTACAAAGATAAAGTCGTCTTCTCCCGGGACAGTGTCCATCCTCATGTGGAGACTGGACATGAGCTCTATCTTGCAGCCATTGTTCGTTCACTGGACCCGATCAAAGCCGCTTCGAAAAGCACGGGGCAGCATGTGATCCCAGAACCTTTCATCGAAACTCATTATGAACGCGCCCAAATGCTGCCCATCACCCAAGCCAAGCTTTCTCCTGGCTTCATCGCCCTGGATGCAGTGACGGATCCCTTTGGCAAACGCTGGGCGAAGCGCATGAAAGCTCTACACAAAGGCAGCCAGCCTGGCGAAACGATCACTTTTAAATTCAAGGGTACTCGTTGTGCCATCTTTGACGTCATCGGACCAGACGGTGGACAGGTGATTGTCACCCTGGACAGCATGCCCCCGAAGATTGTTCCCCGGTTTGATGCCCACTGCACCTATCACAGACTCTCTACTATGCTCATCGGCAGCGGCCTGGAAGATACCGTCCACACGGTGAAGATCGAAATTCACCCGGAGCAGCCGGATAAAACGGCCATCCTGGCCATCAACAAAAACGTCATGGACAAGCCTGAACGTTATAACGCGACCACGATCTATCCTGGAGCCATTTTGCTCGTGGGCGAAATTATCCAGGAAGGCACCGAAAAGTAA
- the queA gene encoding tRNA preQ1(34) S-adenosylmethionine ribosyltransferase-isomerase QueA, with product MLTSDFDYSLPPELIASEPLPDRAASRMLVVHRETGTLEHRLFSDLPKFARAGDLWVMNNTRVVPARYFSNDGSREVLRLEPLTETRWRCMVKPGKRFRVGHTVEVGEATGTVIEILENGERIIQWDRVVDEEAHGHLALPHYMGRDDQPADRERYQTVFAQAAGAIAAPTAGLHFTPEILAGLPHAFVTLHVGVGTFQPVKVDHIQEHVMHRECYVVPPETAVAVQNAQRVVAVGTTAMRTLETVARDNNGQIVAQSGSTDIFIYPGFQFKAVGAMLTNFHLPKSTLIMLVSAFAGRELIMRAYEEAIRERYRFFSYGDCMLIL from the coding sequence GTGCTTACATCTGATTTCGATTACTCTCTCCCGCCTGAACTCATCGCCAGCGAGCCGCTGCCAGATCGGGCAGCATCGCGGATGCTAGTTGTGCATCGGGAGACGGGGACACTGGAGCATCGGCTGTTTTCAGACCTCCCGAAGTTTGCCAGGGCAGGGGATTTGTGGGTCATGAACAACACACGGGTTGTGCCGGCACGCTATTTTTCCAATGATGGATCCCGTGAGGTGCTGCGGCTGGAGCCATTAACGGAAACCCGCTGGCGATGCATGGTGAAGCCTGGGAAAAGATTCCGTGTGGGTCATACCGTGGAAGTGGGAGAGGCTACCGGAACAGTGATTGAAATACTCGAAAATGGGGAGCGCATCATTCAGTGGGATCGGGTGGTGGATGAGGAGGCTCACGGACATCTGGCATTGCCTCACTACATGGGACGTGATGACCAGCCTGCAGACCGAGAGCGCTATCAGACGGTGTTTGCCCAGGCTGCTGGGGCCATTGCTGCCCCCACTGCCGGACTGCACTTCACCCCGGAAATATTGGCTGGTCTGCCCCATGCCTTCGTGACTCTGCATGTGGGGGTGGGAACCTTCCAACCGGTAAAGGTGGATCATATTCAAGAGCATGTCATGCACCGTGAATGCTACGTCGTTCCTCCAGAGACAGCGGTCGCAGTACAAAATGCGCAGCGGGTCGTCGCAGTCGGCACCACCGCGATGCGTACTTTGGAAACAGTGGCTCGGGATAACAATGGCCAAATCGTGGCTCAAAGCGGCAGTACGGATATTTTTATCTATCCTGGTTTTCAGTTCAAAGCAGTCGGTGCAATGCTGACAAACTTTCACCTTCCAAAGTCCACGCTGATCATGCTAGTCAGTGCCTTTGCTGGCCGGGAGTTGATCATGCGTGCCTACGAGGAGGCGATACGTGAACGCTATCGATTCTTCAGCTATGGAGACTGCATGCTGATCCTCTAA
- a CDS encoding DUF2156 domain-containing protein yields MPSILGKEAKSIDPVAKWNLLSPSLKRYGAGSLSYATLQQGMEYFIHELGYIAFITATHPVFARKPKRIILTDPVCDPSDLSALITAFLQEYPAAVFGVVSEHCAGILRQIGFKVNCVGYEPELAVQTYNTQGNWKELDMIKRARNEAKREGLTIREVDIATVPIDQLHALSSKWLQGKKVNDREIWIYARRPVYQHEPDVRKFVAFDKAGTAVGYVFYDPMYRDGKVYGYSANIVRCDEAKYGRLATTVHMVAMETFKTEGIEVLNLLLCPFTNLDKGIYADDLMTKWFFQISQRFGGEIYNFKGLAFHKSKYRGYEKPVYYASNSALPSNDVYLAFLTADIAKSYFATMKLLGIGVIKELYKRKPKPAKAAVPTAQS; encoded by the coding sequence ATGCCTTCAATCTTAGGTAAAGAAGCTAAATCGATTGACCCTGTAGCCAAATGGAATCTCCTCTCCCCGTCTCTTAAGCGGTATGGGGCGGGATCGCTTTCTTATGCAACCTTACAGCAGGGCATGGAATATTTCATTCATGAGCTAGGCTACATTGCTTTCATCACGGCCACCCACCCAGTATTCGCCAGAAAGCCCAAGCGTATTATTTTAACGGATCCGGTCTGCGATCCCAGTGACCTCTCCGCTCTCATTACCGCATTTCTTCAGGAGTATCCCGCAGCGGTCTTTGGTGTGGTTTCAGAACACTGCGCGGGCATCCTTCGTCAGATCGGATTTAAGGTGAACTGTGTGGGCTACGAGCCCGAGTTGGCAGTCCAGACCTACAATACTCAGGGCAATTGGAAGGAGCTGGACATGATTAAACGCGCTCGCAACGAAGCGAAGCGCGAGGGCCTTACCATCCGTGAAGTAGATATTGCCACGGTGCCCATTGACCAGCTTCATGCCCTTTCCTCCAAATGGCTACAGGGAAAAAAAGTGAATGACCGGGAGATCTGGATCTACGCCCGCCGGCCCGTTTACCAGCACGAGCCAGATGTCAGGAAGTTTGTGGCCTTCGACAAAGCTGGAACGGCAGTCGGGTATGTTTTTTATGATCCCATGTATCGTGATGGGAAGGTCTATGGCTATTCCGCCAACATTGTCCGCTGTGACGAGGCCAAATATGGACGGCTGGCCACAACTGTTCACATGGTGGCCATGGAGACTTTTAAGACGGAAGGCATCGAAGTGCTGAACCTCCTGCTCTGCCCTTTCACAAACCTGGATAAAGGCATTTACGCAGACGACTTGATGACGAAATGGTTTTTCCAGATCAGCCAGCGTTTTGGTGGAGAAATCTATAATTTTAAAGGCCTGGCTTTTCACAAGTCCAAGTATCGCGGATACGAAAAGCCCGTTTACTATGCCTCCAACAGTGCCCTGCCCTCCAATGATGTCTATCTGGCCTTTCTCACGGCCGACATTGCGAAGAGTTACTTTGCCACGATGAAACTGCTGGGGATCGGCGTCATCAAGGAGCTTTACAAGCGCAAGCCAAAGCCCGCTAAAGCGGCTGTACCAACGGCTCAAAGCTGA
- a CDS encoding alpha/beta hydrolase, which yields MHTPTISSSSQSSDSQDDRRELVRFSSLGVDIYAYFIPAATGTVSPVLIVSHGAGEFKENYLEMAGHLSKRGISCLLLDMHGHGASGGHPYHVRIKDWVADLQAAIDYLVTRKDVDPQKIGAFGLSSGGTAILEAAVIEPRLRALVALDATVMNTLPWSITLSMGSLSFLGYLKRLITGKDLRISIVQLLEEVELASDPEINARLRVDPGKIRAFQNFPLPGAAAAFFVNTIRRVDQIKAATLVIWGEDDHLDPVSTAHKLHQTLTCTKGLEIVKGNGHAGHLDRNRLRVFDLTADWLIKHMD from the coding sequence ATGCATACACCCACAATTTCCAGCTCCTCTCAGTCTTCTGATAGCCAAGATGACAGAAGAGAATTGGTGCGCTTCTCCTCCTTGGGGGTGGATATTTATGCTTACTTCATTCCGGCAGCTACAGGAACCGTCAGCCCAGTATTAATCGTCTCCCACGGTGCTGGTGAATTCAAAGAAAACTACTTGGAAATGGCAGGCCATTTGTCCAAGAGAGGCATTTCATGCCTTTTACTGGACATGCATGGCCATGGTGCCAGCGGGGGGCATCCATACCATGTACGAATAAAAGACTGGGTGGCAGATTTGCAGGCGGCTATTGATTATTTAGTGACCCGGAAAGATGTGGACCCGCAAAAAATCGGGGCTTTCGGTCTATCCTCTGGAGGCACCGCCATCTTGGAAGCTGCGGTTATCGAACCAAGGCTTCGGGCCTTGGTCGCTTTGGATGCCACGGTTATGAATACACTGCCCTGGTCCATCACCCTTTCAATGGGTTCCCTGTCATTTTTGGGATATCTGAAGCGATTGATAACCGGCAAGGACCTGCGCATCTCCATTGTGCAACTGCTCGAAGAAGTCGAACTGGCGTCCGATCCCGAAATCAATGCCCGCTTGAGGGTCGATCCAGGTAAGATTCGCGCCTTTCAAAATTTTCCCCTGCCTGGAGCAGCTGCGGCTTTCTTCGTGAATACCATCCGGCGCGTTGATCAAATAAAAGCAGCCACCCTGGTAATCTGGGGGGAGGATGACCATTTGGATCCTGTAAGCACAGCACATAAGCTGCACCAGACGCTGACATGTACAAAAGGACTCGAAATCGTCAAGGGAAACGGTCACGCCGGACATTTGGATCGGAACCGTCTGCGAGTTTTTGATCTGACCGCAGACTGGCTGATCAAACATATGGACTAG
- a CDS encoding diacylglycerol kinase family protein, translated as MISWLAKLLNSFHHAIQGIWYALRTQRNMRIHMAATIASIVLGLYQGLHSWEWCCLCITIALVWMAEIFNSAMECLCDRITTEEDPQIAKIKDMSAGAVLIMALSAVGVAFIIFC; from the coding sequence ATGATTTCCTGGCTGGCTAAGTTGCTGAACAGTTTTCACCACGCCATTCAAGGCATCTGGTACGCGCTGCGTACCCAGAGGAATATGCGCATCCACATGGCAGCAACCATCGCCAGTATCGTTCTCGGCCTATATCAAGGCCTGCATTCTTGGGAATGGTGTTGCCTCTGCATCACCATTGCCCTGGTTTGGATGGCTGAAATTTTCAACAGCGCCATGGAGTGCCTATGTGACAGGATCACGACAGAGGAAGACCCCCAGATTGCCAAAATCAAGGATATGTCAGCCGGAGCCGTGCTCATCATGGCACTCAGCGCCGTCGGCGTTGCGTTCATCATTTTCTGTTAG